The Leptospira sp. WS39.C2 genome contains a region encoding:
- a CDS encoding ATP-binding protein, translated as MFLPPDMSSVKQFRQELKRTLEDNGFSFDNIMQIELAADEALTNAVAANVSCACDETIICRWRIDSAKFTLYILDYGSGLSGESPVPDNDKELLRANQSQCFSTFLDHIKNHQSKKPETLPYNGSGQKHKNMGKGLKIINAMMDSVKVMFHGEGMVDEAPAGFKVMGSIIALEYDRSKHL; from the coding sequence ATGTTCCTGCCTCCCGATATGTCTTCTGTCAAACAGTTCCGCCAAGAATTAAAACGAACTTTAGAAGACAATGGTTTCAGCTTTGATAACATCATGCAAATTGAACTCGCTGCAGATGAAGCCTTGACCAATGCAGTTGCTGCAAATGTTTCCTGTGCTTGTGATGAAACTATCATCTGTCGTTGGCGGATAGACTCAGCAAAGTTCACTTTGTACATCCTAGATTATGGATCAGGATTATCTGGTGAGTCCCCTGTCCCTGATAATGACAAAGAACTTTTACGCGCAAACCAATCACAATGTTTTTCTACCTTCCTCGATCATATCAAAAACCACCAAAGTAAAAAACCAGAAACCCTCCCTTATAATGGTTCCGGCCAAAAACATAAGAACATGGGAAAAGGATTGAAAATAATCAATGCCATGATGGACTCCGTAAAAGTAATGTTTCACGGAGAAGGAATGGTAGACGAAGCACCGGCAGGGTTCAAAGTAATGGGCTCTATCATCGCACTCGAATACGACCGTTCCAAACACTTATAA
- the gltX gene encoding glutamate--tRNA ligase produces the protein MTEVRTRFAPSPSGFLHVGGARTALFNYLYAKAKKGKFLLRIEDTDQDRSTEASFKIILESLKWLGMEWDEGPGVGGPNGPYTQSERIHIYKEYTDKLIKEKKAYRCFCTAEELEGKKKQADAMGIPYIYDGKCSDLSDEEINSQLEKKTPFTVRFKTPHKIVIVDDMIQGKVKFESKLIGDFIIVKSDGFPSYNYAVVIDDALMNITHVIRGVGHLSNTPRQIMIFEAFGFPLPRFAHASEIVGTDGKKLSKRAGATSVLAFRDLGYSSETMRNYMALLGWTSPEGKEYMSDEELCNVFDVERCSKSPATFDVFKKLKEEEKETVDFNKLSLLGLAEYLNPKSKLNWMSNKYIRDAKIETLGKALEPFLKDCQIPDAYKSGENPQLLSILDSVRVYLDRLIQAPPYIEEFFLENLSFENDEAKQLVLEGKGKEVVTHFYQIVKGSSLTTPDAYKEAMAKVGESTGEKGRTLFMPIRSITTGKSHGLELPILFSLLGQDKMVKRMEQLAGILGISLR, from the coding sequence ATGACAGAAGTTCGTACACGTTTTGCCCCATCTCCATCTGGATTCCTACACGTTGGAGGAGCAAGAACTGCTCTATTCAATTACTTATATGCAAAAGCAAAAAAAGGTAAATTTTTACTTCGCATTGAAGACACAGATCAAGACAGATCCACCGAAGCATCTTTCAAAATCATTTTAGAATCACTTAAGTGGCTTGGAATGGAATGGGATGAAGGCCCAGGTGTTGGTGGACCTAATGGACCTTATACACAATCAGAACGAATTCATATATACAAAGAATACACTGACAAACTTATAAAAGAAAAAAAAGCTTACCGTTGTTTTTGTACAGCTGAAGAATTGGAAGGCAAAAAAAAACAAGCGGATGCAATGGGCATTCCTTACATCTACGATGGAAAATGTTCTGATTTAAGTGACGAAGAAATCAATTCACAACTAGAGAAAAAAACTCCCTTCACAGTTCGTTTCAAAACCCCACATAAAATTGTGATCGTAGATGATATGATCCAAGGCAAAGTAAAGTTTGAATCAAAACTGATTGGAGATTTTATCATCGTAAAATCGGATGGATTCCCTTCGTATAACTATGCTGTGGTGATTGATGATGCACTTATGAACATCACTCATGTGATCCGAGGTGTGGGCCACCTTTCCAATACACCAAGACAAATTATGATCTTTGAAGCCTTTGGTTTCCCTCTCCCAAGATTTGCACACGCAAGTGAAATTGTCGGAACTGATGGGAAAAAACTTTCGAAACGTGCTGGAGCAACTTCAGTTCTTGCTTTCCGAGATTTAGGTTATTCGAGTGAAACCATGAGAAACTATATGGCACTTCTCGGATGGACTTCTCCTGAAGGCAAAGAATACATGAGTGATGAAGAATTGTGTAATGTATTTGATGTAGAGCGTTGTTCTAAATCGCCTGCTACTTTTGATGTTTTCAAAAAACTAAAAGAAGAAGAAAAGGAAACCGTTGATTTCAATAAACTATCTTTGTTGGGTCTTGCTGAATACTTAAACCCAAAATCAAAACTCAATTGGATGTCGAACAAATACATCCGTGATGCCAAAATTGAAACACTTGGCAAAGCATTAGAACCATTTTTAAAAGACTGCCAAATCCCCGATGCGTATAAATCAGGAGAAAACCCACAACTCCTTTCCATATTGGATTCGGTCCGAGTGTATTTGGACAGACTCATCCAAGCCCCTCCCTATATTGAAGAATTTTTCCTAGAAAATCTCAGTTTCGAAAATGATGAAGCCAAACAATTGGTGTTGGAAGGCAAAGGGAAAGAAGTCGTCACTCACTTTTACCAAATTGTCAAAGGAAGTTCCCTGACCACTCCTGATGCATACAAAGAGGCAATGGCGAAAGTTGGTGAAAGCACAGGTGAAAAAGGAAGGACTCTTTTTATGCCAATCCGTTCCATCACAACTGGCAAATCCCATGGATTGGAACTTCCCATCCTCTTTAGTCTCCTTGGACAAGACAAGATGGTCAAAAGAATGGAACAATTGGCAGGGATCTTAGGAATTTCACTTAGGTAA
- a CDS encoding DNA gyrase subunit A translates to MKNEEQYPKRPFEDQVNDDQRKYSRYVCDSRAIPQEIDGLKPVQRRILWAMWNSDARNRHTKTVKVAGLAMGYHPHGDRSIQDALSQMAQDFAFANNYPLVHGEGTFGDVLDPNAIASPRYTEVKLSDFAKDLGFFESLPDIDYVKNYDETEDEPIHFVGKVPVVLLNNIQGIATGFRCFIPAHKLSDVIDSQVTYLKTGKPKKITPWYKGYGGEVKLSKNDNGNTVMSTTFGFKKEDGKLYLVDSPMNWNREKVVNYLDDLIERKDNWLKDYIDHSSQTFKIELIAKKGEEPSEKEIKELFSKENNEVLTINVITHEGKLRNFVPEEIIKRFCDFRKTHLIRRFKRLAGLEKEKIDRNSELIRFIKEKWNEKVTGIKSKKEFEDKLKASKFVYFEWLSSIPVYRMTLEEVRKCEEAIVEAKTKYTEYTTLQKDDKKLTGFMTDELDELKKKWDPK, encoded by the coding sequence ATGAAGAACGAAGAACAGTATCCGAAACGCCCCTTTGAAGACCAAGTGAATGACGACCAAAGGAAATACTCGCGCTATGTATGCGATTCGAGAGCAATTCCGCAAGAAATTGATGGCCTAAAGCCTGTTCAACGACGAATTCTTTGGGCTATGTGGAACTCTGATGCGAGAAACCGACATACAAAAACCGTAAAAGTCGCAGGTCTTGCCATGGGATACCACCCTCATGGAGATAGATCCATCCAAGATGCCCTTTCGCAAATGGCACAAGACTTTGCTTTTGCTAATAATTATCCTTTAGTACATGGAGAAGGAACATTTGGAGACGTCCTGGATCCCAATGCGATCGCTTCACCACGGTATACAGAAGTCAAACTCTCTGACTTTGCCAAAGACTTAGGTTTTTTTGAAAGTTTACCAGACATAGATTATGTAAAAAACTACGATGAGACAGAAGACGAACCCATTCATTTTGTGGGAAAGGTTCCTGTTGTCCTCTTAAATAATATCCAAGGGATTGCAACTGGGTTTCGTTGTTTCATTCCAGCACATAAACTCAGTGATGTTATCGATTCACAAGTAACCTATTTAAAAACAGGCAAACCAAAAAAGATCACTCCATGGTACAAAGGATACGGTGGCGAAGTGAAATTGTCAAAAAATGACAATGGTAACACTGTTATGTCGACTACTTTCGGCTTCAAAAAAGAAGATGGGAAATTGTATTTAGTTGATTCACCAATGAATTGGAACCGTGAAAAGGTTGTGAATTATTTGGATGATCTGATCGAAAGAAAAGACAATTGGTTAAAAGACTACATCGATCATTCCAGCCAAACCTTTAAAATTGAACTCATTGCGAAAAAAGGTGAAGAACCATCCGAGAAAGAAATCAAAGAACTCTTCTCAAAAGAAAACAACGAAGTTCTGACCATCAACGTCATCACTCACGAAGGTAAACTTCGTAACTTTGTTCCAGAAGAAATCATCAAACGTTTCTGTGATTTCCGTAAAACCCACCTCATCCGTAGGTTCAAACGGCTTGCTGGACTTGAAAAAGAAAAAATTGATCGTAACTCTGAACTCATTCGATTCATCAAAGAGAAGTGGAACGAAAAAGTAACAGGCATTAAATCAAAAAAGGAATTTGAAGATAAATTAAAAGCTTCCAAATTCGTATATTTTGAATGGTTGTCTTCAATCCCTGTGTATCGTATGACTTTGGAAGAAGTTCGTAAATGTGAAGAAGCCATTGTAGAAGCAAAAACAAAATACACAGAGTATACAACTCTCCAAAAAGATGATAAAAAACTCACTGGTTTTATGACAGATGAGTTGGATGAACTGAAGAAAAAATGGGATCCGAAATAG